The following are encoded together in the Bacillus sp. V2I10 genome:
- a CDS encoding PhoX family phosphatase codes for MSPVLNRKKFLTYLGTGTVALAAASTGLDGLVKTAEAKTPFHYPEFKRPKRGPLKFQPIEPTAKDDLVLPKGYKYEVIAAYGDKINQKGDTFGYNNDFTLFFPYEDEKNRGLLWVNHEYISDLFVFGQTIKGGYNSEQIKTMLYNQGGSIIEVFKDRNGWKMDTSSEYARRVTGLTPFALTGPAKGSKAVNGAEIVQGTFANCSGGKTLWNTVLSCEENYESTSKSANLDETHYGWVIEVDPFDPAYQVRKHTALGRFNHENTCMGLSKDNRVVVYMGDDKRDACVYKFISKNKYNQKDGKENSKLLEEGTLYVANFGEGRWVALTVEAVQKAAKGNAELLKKFQTQADVVVNCHEAALLLGGTPTDRPEDLEISPFDGSIFIAHTNNSNHGNFHGHITRFFEKDNDHGSMEFQFSIFAAGGIQSGFSAPDNLLFDEDGNLWTVTDISSGSVNTKIWEPFGNNGLFVIPTEGKNEGEAFQFASAPVQAELTGPCFTPDEKALFLSIQHPGEETEDLANLTSKWPHRSGDKMPRPAVVAITGF; via the coding sequence ATGTCCCCAGTATTGAATCGAAAAAAATTTTTAACATACCTAGGAACTGGTACTGTTGCCCTAGCAGCAGCAAGTACAGGACTTGACGGATTAGTAAAAACAGCAGAAGCAAAAACTCCTTTTCACTATCCAGAATTTAAAAGGCCAAAAAGAGGTCCATTAAAATTCCAGCCAATCGAACCAACAGCAAAGGATGATCTTGTTCTTCCAAAAGGCTATAAATATGAAGTTATTGCTGCATATGGCGACAAGATTAATCAAAAAGGAGATACATTCGGATACAATAACGACTTTACTCTCTTCTTTCCATATGAAGATGAAAAGAACCGAGGATTGTTATGGGTAAATCATGAATATATCTCAGATTTGTTTGTTTTCGGTCAAACAATTAAGGGCGGCTACAACTCGGAACAGATAAAAACAATGCTTTATAATCAAGGCGGTTCGATTATCGAAGTATTTAAAGACAGAAATGGCTGGAAAATGGATACGTCATCTGAATATGCCCGCCGCGTAACAGGGCTAACACCTTTCGCTTTAACCGGACCTGCAAAAGGATCAAAAGCTGTTAACGGAGCAGAAATCGTTCAAGGTACATTTGCGAACTGCTCTGGCGGAAAGACACTTTGGAACACGGTTTTATCCTGTGAAGAAAACTATGAATCCACTTCAAAATCGGCAAACTTAGACGAAACACATTATGGATGGGTAATCGAAGTGGATCCATTTGATCCTGCCTATCAAGTTCGCAAGCACACAGCTTTAGGCCGCTTTAATCATGAAAATACATGCATGGGTCTATCAAAAGATAACCGAGTTGTTGTGTACATGGGCGATGATAAGAGAGATGCCTGTGTCTATAAATTTATCAGTAAAAATAAATACAACCAAAAAGATGGAAAAGAGAATTCAAAACTATTAGAAGAAGGAACTCTTTATGTAGCTAATTTTGGAGAAGGAAGATGGGTAGCCCTGACGGTTGAAGCTGTTCAAAAAGCAGCTAAAGGAAACGCTGAACTGCTTAAAAAATTCCAAACACAGGCAGATGTTGTTGTAAACTGCCATGAAGCAGCCCTCCTTTTAGGCGGAACACCAACAGATCGCCCAGAAGACTTAGAAATCAGTCCGTTTGATGGTTCAATCTTTATTGCTCATACAAATAACAGTAATCATGGTAACTTTCACGGTCATATTACTCGTTTCTTTGAAAAAGATAACGATCACGGCTCAATGGAATTCCAGTTTTCAATCTTTGCAGCAGGCGGTATTCAAAGCGGGTTTAGTGCACCAGATAACCTGTTATTCGACGAAGATGGAAACCTTTGGACTGTTACAGACATTTCAAGCGGAAGTGTTAACACAAAAATATGGGAGCCATTCGGCAACAACGGTCTATTTGTAATCCCTACAGAAGGGAAAAACGAAGGAGAAGCTTTCCAATTTGCTTCCGCCCCAGTTCAAGCAGAATTAACAGGACCTTGTTTTACTCCTGATGAGAAAGCACTATTCCTTTCTATCCAGCATCCAGGTGAAGAAACAGAAGACCTTGCAAACCTTACAAGCAAGTGGCCGCATCGCAGCGGTGACAAAATGCCGCGACCGGCTGTTGTTGCTATTACAGGATTTTAA
- the tatA gene encoding twin-arginine translocase TatA/TatE family subunit: MIQNIGIPGLILILVIALIIFGPSKLPEVGRAFGNTLKEFKNATKDLVSSDSKKEDEKL, translated from the coding sequence ATGATACAAAACATCGGAATTCCAGGGCTAATTCTTATTTTAGTCATTGCACTAATTATTTTTGGTCCATCAAAACTTCCTGAAGTTGGACGTGCTTTCGGCAACACGTTAAAGGAATTTAAAAATGCGACAAAGGATTTAGTATCTTCAGACTCTAAAAAGGAAGATGAAAAACTTTAA
- the tatC gene encoding twin-arginine translocase subunit TatC: MKDQEVALTVHLEELRKRLIYILGSFLVFFALSFAFVEQIYRWLVKDLEFKLALLGPGDVLWIYFKISAVCSIALTIPLAAYHVWRFVLPALQEQERKATFMLIPALFLLFILGITFGYFLVFPIVLSFMQELAGEGFQQFYTSEKYFSFLISLTVPFGILFELPVVILFLTAIGILNPQMLKKSRKIAYFVILITSVLITPPDLISDILVLVPLVLIYEISINLSSFIYRKKLLKTETLSS, translated from the coding sequence ATGAAGGATCAGGAAGTTGCATTAACGGTACACTTGGAGGAATTGAGAAAAAGGCTTATCTATATCCTTGGAAGTTTTTTGGTCTTCTTCGCTTTATCATTTGCTTTTGTAGAGCAAATCTATAGGTGGCTAGTTAAAGACTTAGAATTTAAGCTCGCCTTACTTGGACCAGGAGATGTTTTATGGATTTATTTCAAGATATCAGCCGTCTGTTCGATTGCTCTTACCATTCCTTTAGCTGCATACCATGTTTGGCGGTTTGTTTTACCTGCTCTTCAAGAGCAAGAAAGAAAAGCAACCTTTATGCTAATTCCAGCACTATTTTTACTATTTATTCTCGGAATTACCTTTGGCTATTTTCTTGTGTTTCCTATTGTTCTATCATTCATGCAAGAATTAGCAGGTGAAGGATTTCAGCAATTTTATACGTCAGAAAAGTACTTTAGTTTTCTGATTAGCTTGACCGTTCCTTTTGGAATATTGTTTGAACTGCCTGTAGTCATTCTATTTTTGACCGCCATAGGAATATTAAATCCGCAGATGTTAAAGAAATCCAGAAAAATTGCATATTTTGTTATTCTTATAACGTCTGTGTTAATTACACCACCGGATTTAATATCAGACATACTTGTATTAGTTCCGCTTGTATTAATCTATGAAATTAGTATCAATTTGTCATCCTTTATCTATCGAAAAAAATTACTGAAGACTGAAACCCTTTCTTCATGA
- a CDS encoding PAS domain-containing protein, translating to MKYTGQIGLVIISILFTSYQKVVGEEPFFTVDFFIFTLIAWLVGWQYDTAKYYGKKARDNETSYKQMIDSLPESVFIHRHNKIVYLNKAAVSMLGAASKDE from the coding sequence ATGAAATACACGGGACAGATTGGTTTGGTGATTATTTCAATTTTATTTACAAGCTACCAAAAGGTTGTGGGAGAAGAACCTTTTTTTACGGTAGACTTTTTTATTTTTACCCTTATTGCCTGGCTGGTCGGATGGCAATATGATACGGCTAAATATTATGGAAAAAAAGCACGTGATAATGAGACAAGCTATAAACAAATGATTGATTCATTGCCTGAATCGGTTTTTATTCACCGGCATAATAAGATTGTTTATTTAAATAAAGCTGCTGTCAGCATGCTTGGCGCAGCAAGCAAAGATGAATAG
- a CDS encoding STAS domain-containing protein, whose product MELFIDTVKFMKYIDENKQNFENSLLSQAANVKEKIKDILQFGNIDLINNAHKLVHYVVDGKEQELQSFAKHEGIAWATHEITLSFKLEWVQAIRRTLWEFMQKYNELSNNTIIDDFFSLEKQINSRLDQFLNIFFINYSKYKDSLIKAQRELVENLSVPIIPITSTICILPLIGSVDILRTNVIEEKVLMEVGNLHIQTLIIDLSGIAEMENEVIDHLLKIIAGTSMMGCHTVITGLRAEVVRKMIRLGITFDKNTKTLGTLQQALNDYLKS is encoded by the coding sequence ATGGAATTGTTTATTGATACAGTTAAATTCATGAAATACATCGATGAAAATAAACAGAATTTTGAAAATTCGTTATTAAGCCAAGCAGCTAATGTAAAAGAAAAAATTAAAGATATTCTGCAATTTGGAAATATTGATCTCATAAATAATGCCCATAAACTTGTTCATTACGTTGTTGATGGTAAAGAACAAGAACTTCAATCTTTTGCGAAACATGAAGGTATAGCGTGGGCGACACACGAAATTACATTATCATTCAAATTAGAGTGGGTTCAAGCCATTCGCAGAACCTTGTGGGAATTCATGCAAAAATATAACGAGTTATCGAATAACACTATAATCGATGATTTTTTTTCGTTGGAAAAACAAATAAATAGTCGATTAGACCAATTTTTAAATATTTTTTTTATTAATTATTCTAAATACAAGGATTCATTGATAAAGGCTCAAAGAGAATTGGTTGAAAATCTATCGGTGCCTATAATACCAATAACATCCACTATATGTATTTTGCCTCTGATTGGTTCGGTTGATATTTTACGAACGAATGTTATTGAGGAAAAAGTTTTAATGGAAGTTGGAAATTTACATATTCAAACATTGATTATTGACTTATCTGGAATTGCAGAGATGGAGAATGAAGTAATTGACCATTTATTGAAGATTATTGCTGGTACTTCAATGATGGGATGTCATACTGTGATTACAGGGTTAAGAGCTGAAGTTGTTAGAAAAATGATACGTTTAGGAATAACATTTGATAAAAACACCAAAACATTAGGAACTTTACAACAAGCATTAAATGACTACTTGAAAAGTTAA
- a CDS encoding undecaprenyl-diphosphatase — protein sequence MDFSEVNIALFRMVNDLGKEYTYLNPVFSFIAEYMVFLLALSVLIFWFRRDKNSRLMILCATISFICAFTMGKMSGEFHKNYQPFAELSDVNKLIEKEKDKSFPSDHTILFFSYCLSFWLFRRGWSVLWIMLAILVGISRIWVGVHYPFDVLTGILISFAAAAFIYFTVPKLSVARNILMIYEKYEDILFQPLKKSKGNKTKNY from the coding sequence TTGGATTTTTCTGAAGTTAATATTGCATTATTTAGAATGGTTAATGACTTGGGAAAAGAATATACATATTTAAATCCTGTTTTCAGTTTTATTGCTGAATATATGGTTTTTTTACTTGCACTAAGTGTTCTTATTTTCTGGTTTAGACGGGACAAAAACAGCAGATTAATGATTCTTTGTGCAACAATTTCATTTATTTGTGCATTTACAATGGGTAAAATGTCAGGTGAATTTCATAAAAATTATCAGCCATTTGCAGAATTATCAGATGTAAATAAGCTGATCGAGAAAGAAAAAGATAAGTCCTTTCCCAGTGACCATACAATCTTATTCTTCTCATATTGTCTTTCTTTTTGGCTTTTCAGAAGAGGATGGTCGGTCTTATGGATAATGTTAGCTATTCTTGTTGGCATCTCCCGTATTTGGGTCGGTGTTCATTATCCTTTTGATGTTTTAACAGGAATACTAATAAGCTTTGCAGCTGCAGCCTTCATATATTTCACAGTACCTAAATTAAGTGTTGCAAGAAATATTTTAATGATTTATGAAAAATACGAGGACATTCTTTTTCAACCATTAAAAAAGTCAAAAGGAAACAAAACCAAAAACTACTAA
- a CDS encoding STAS domain-containing protein, with protein MSLFFIFSKYINENVESLAIEVVESVLHRMKLDIPEWEKEQAIAIYVDLLRFFGESLINEGKDLVPDTFIDWSKRNAAMQVSSRGKISEIAVRYSPTREVFTEILTKISIDLGLSIKENALIIKRINTMLDISLNETVFAFERLLDEAREETKKELAALSAPIIPVKDGVVILPLIGYIDSYRANYIMEYVVPKMADMDINHVIADFSGILTINIDIAEHIHQIGNMLQLMGIHVITTGLRPELAQLVINSRINISAIETFANVKKALESIK; from the coding sequence ATGAGCTTGTTTTTTATTTTTTCTAAATACATTAACGAAAATGTGGAGTCCTTAGCTATTGAAGTGGTTGAAAGTGTTCTTCATAGAATGAAATTAGACATCCCTGAATGGGAGAAAGAACAAGCAATTGCGATATATGTTGATCTTTTAAGGTTTTTCGGGGAATCACTTATTAACGAAGGTAAAGATTTAGTTCCCGATACCTTTATCGATTGGAGTAAAAGGAATGCGGCAATGCAAGTATCTTCAAGAGGGAAAATTTCAGAAATAGCGGTTCGTTATTCGCCAACCAGGGAAGTCTTTACAGAAATACTAACGAAAATCAGTATAGATCTAGGGCTGTCTATAAAGGAAAATGCGCTTATTATAAAACGGATAAACACAATGTTAGATATCAGCTTAAATGAAACTGTTTTCGCTTTCGAACGCCTTCTAGATGAAGCCAGGGAAGAAACGAAAAAGGAGCTGGCAGCATTATCAGCCCCTATTATACCTGTTAAAGACGGTGTCGTGATCCTTCCCTTGATTGGCTATATTGATAGCTACAGGGCAAATTATATTATGGAATATGTTGTTCCGAAAATGGCTGACATGGATATAAATCACGTCATTGCAGACTTTTCAGGTATTTTAACAATTAATATAGACATTGCAGAACATATCCATCAAATAGGGAACATGCTTCAATTAATGGGGATACATGTAATTACTACAGGCTTGCGTCCTGAACTAGCACAATTAGTGATCAATAGCCGTATTAATATCTCTGCTATCGAGACTTTTGCTAATGTTAAGAAAGCATTAGAAAGTATTAAATAA
- a CDS encoding LysR family transcriptional regulator, with amino-acid sequence MDLQQFEYFQTLAKTQHVTRSAEALSISQSALSRSIARLEDDIGVPLFDRQGRSIRLNQYGQIFLKRVENIMKEFYEGKQEIQDLLEPESGTISLGFLHTLSTNLIPDLISCFRIYYPKIKFQLGQGPSHVLLEQLKSGEMDLCLIAPNEVIHPIQWEKLWSEELFVTVPKNHKFADRKSIRLEQLANEPFIHLKKGYSLRITVEQLFQEAGITPNITFEGEEADTVAGLVAAELGISILPDLKGMDKSRLLQISVSWPKSQRTIGIAWVEGRYISPATQQFKHFVLEKFNHMK; translated from the coding sequence ATGGATTTGCAGCAGTTTGAATACTTCCAAACCCTTGCCAAAACGCAGCACGTTACCCGTTCGGCAGAAGCACTCTCAATTTCTCAGTCTGCTCTTAGTCGTTCTATTGCCAGATTAGAGGATGATATAGGTGTACCATTATTTGATCGTCAAGGGCGATCTATTCGACTAAATCAATATGGACAGATTTTTTTAAAGCGAGTAGAAAATATTATGAAAGAGTTCTATGAAGGAAAACAAGAAATACAAGATTTACTTGAACCAGAGTCAGGAACTATATCACTAGGGTTTCTGCATACCCTGAGCACAAATCTCATACCAGATTTAATCTCCTGCTTTCGTATTTACTATCCCAAAATTAAATTTCAACTTGGGCAAGGTCCTTCACATGTTCTTCTTGAGCAGTTGAAATCTGGAGAAATGGATCTTTGTCTAATTGCACCTAACGAAGTCATCCATCCGATTCAATGGGAAAAACTTTGGAGTGAGGAGCTTTTTGTTACAGTCCCTAAAAATCATAAATTCGCTGATCGTAAAAGCATTAGGTTAGAACAATTAGCAAATGAACCATTTATTCATTTAAAAAAGGGTTATTCCCTCCGTATAACCGTGGAGCAGTTGTTTCAAGAAGCAGGGATAACACCAAATATAACATTTGAAGGAGAAGAAGCAGACACTGTGGCAGGGCTTGTCGCCGCAGAACTAGGGATATCGATTTTACCGGATTTAAAAGGAATGGATAAAAGCAGATTATTACAAATATCTGTTAGTTGGCCCAAGAGCCAAAGGACAATTGGTATTGCTTGGGTTGAGGGCAGGTATATATCACCAGCAACTCAACAGTTTAAACACTTCGTTTTGGAGAAATTCAATCACATGAAATAA
- a CDS encoding MFS transporter has translation MTYIQQGTQAFRKTNFAFFAAGFNTFSILYCMQPLMPEFTRDFGVSPTSASLSLSVSTIALAVSMLFFGSLSEAWGRKPIMVISMFIASVLCLLTAFSPNFHILLILRTMVGISLAGLPSIAMAYLGEEVDPKSLGKAMGLFISGNALGAVFGRIFTGILTDYYDWHFALVGVGAISLIATLIFGVSLSPSRNFKPCKLEIRGLGMSLIKHLKDPGLVCLFLMGFFLLGSNVALFNYIGYLLMDEPYSFSQSFISWFFLIYLIGMFSSSFIGRLIDKHGRSKVLFINLLISILGVLLTLFPSLLIKILGLGLFIFGFFGGHSIASSWVGQRALNNKAQASSLYLFLYYAGSSIGGSLGGIFWTSFGWAGLIFMVVVFLLLTLILTVCLIKLSKLTSIAKPFISLKRLGTKY, from the coding sequence ATGACTTACATCCAACAAGGTACGCAAGCCTTCCGGAAAACAAACTTTGCTTTTTTTGCTGCAGGATTCAATACATTTTCTATTCTTTATTGCATGCAGCCTTTAATGCCAGAATTCACGAGAGATTTTGGCGTTTCTCCAACTAGTGCAAGCTTGTCACTATCAGTATCAACGATAGCATTAGCAGTAAGCATGCTTTTTTTTGGATCATTATCTGAGGCTTGGGGACGTAAACCTATTATGGTAATTTCTATGTTTATTGCCTCTGTCTTGTGTCTGCTGACTGCATTTAGTCCAAACTTTCATATTTTGCTAATTCTCCGAACAATGGTAGGTATTTCACTTGCAGGTCTGCCATCAATAGCAATGGCCTATCTTGGAGAAGAAGTAGATCCTAAGAGTCTAGGGAAAGCGATGGGATTATTTATAAGCGGCAATGCTTTAGGGGCTGTATTTGGCAGGATTTTTACAGGCATTCTTACTGATTATTATGATTGGCATTTCGCACTAGTAGGGGTCGGAGCAATAAGCTTAATTGCCACCCTAATTTTTGGTGTTAGCCTGTCTCCTTCAAGAAATTTTAAGCCGTGCAAATTAGAAATTAGAGGCTTAGGGATGTCATTAATTAAGCATTTAAAAGATCCTGGACTAGTTTGTTTATTTTTAATGGGATTTTTTCTGTTAGGAAGTAACGTGGCTTTGTTTAACTATATTGGTTATCTATTAATGGATGAGCCTTATTCATTTAGCCAATCTTTCATAAGCTGGTTCTTTTTGATTTACCTCATTGGCATGTTTAGCTCTTCCTTTATTGGAAGACTAATTGATAAACACGGAAGATCCAAGGTCCTATTTATTAATCTATTAATTTCAATTCTAGGGGTGTTATTAACTTTATTCCCATCATTACTAATAAAAATATTGGGACTTGGTTTGTTTATTTTTGGTTTCTTTGGAGGGCATTCAATTGCTAGTAGCTGGGTAGGGCAGCGTGCATTAAATAACAAGGCACAAGCATCTTCATTATATCTTTTTTTATATTACGCCGGCTCAAGTATTGGTGGTTCTCTAGGAGGGATTTTTTGGACTTCATTTGGATGGGCAGGGCTTATTTTCATGGTTGTAGTTTTTTTACTTCTAACTCTTATACTTACTGTATGTCTTATAAAATTATCAAAACTCACTTCGATTGCAAAACCGTTCATTTCTTTAAAGAGGTTAGGGACAAAATATTAG
- a CDS encoding small acid-soluble spore protein H: MNAQRAQEISSSPIMANVTYNGESIYIEHVDEQNGKATIHSLKEPNNKQSVSVTSLTEH; this comes from the coding sequence ATGAATGCACAACGAGCACAAGAAATTTCTTCTTCGCCAATTATGGCAAATGTAACCTATAATGGAGAAAGTATTTACATTGAGCACGTGGATGAACAAAATGGAAAAGCTACAATCCATTCACTAAAAGAACCAAATAATAAACAAAGTGTTTCTGTAACAAGCTTGACTGAACATTAA
- a CDS encoding S-layer protein, with the protein MLKAFKLITIVVLGLTVLAQGIPATAQETGRNFKENTGGRWLKGEYHAHTSQSDDAQSSQTLELLLDNAFDKYDMDWMAVSDHLRMSSRDADGNVIPGGPIPLSQGIIQYQAPKINQLLSEGKYRNKIIFSGFEWDMPTYEHVGIGIIGEQAGSAKSLKAGSQFEYLFTNRDEKMFEPEDVAAWKAQDERAYNTSQDARTALAWLEKNYKETSYAILNHPSRKRVYTIADFRDFNNIAPHVVFGFEGMPGNQMEPDRGGLNLTTPENRTYGGSDYMLAKVGGSWDALLGEGRRFWNFSNSDSHFEISDNRLYSSGYWPGQYSKNYTWINGSTAQSVLEGMRSGKSFSVFGDLINELDFQVEGMGSKAEMGEELKVKEGQMVKVTMRFKSPKKNNNGDSVQVDHVDLISGEVSGKAVPGTPAYNKDTNDSTKVIKRFTSKDWKTDRNGYNVITYKVKANKNQYFRLRGTNLGLNVPGETRNGEPLIDQKTEIEDNETRFAEINKRNYQDLWFYSNPVFVSVYKK; encoded by the coding sequence ATGTTAAAAGCATTCAAATTAATTACCATTGTGGTTCTGGGTCTTACCGTCCTTGCTCAGGGAATACCGGCAACTGCACAAGAAACTGGAAGGAATTTCAAGGAGAATACCGGAGGAAGATGGTTGAAGGGAGAGTATCATGCCCATACCTCTCAATCAGATGATGCTCAGTCCTCTCAGACGCTTGAACTGCTGTTAGACAATGCGTTTGACAAATATGATATGGATTGGATGGCTGTTTCTGATCACTTGAGAATGTCTTCGCGAGATGCTGATGGAAATGTGATTCCAGGCGGTCCAATCCCACTGTCTCAAGGTATCATTCAATATCAAGCACCGAAAATAAATCAGCTTTTAAGTGAAGGGAAGTACCGCAATAAAATTATCTTTTCTGGATTCGAATGGGACATGCCTACATATGAGCATGTCGGCATTGGCATTATAGGGGAGCAAGCCGGATCGGCGAAAAGTTTAAAAGCCGGAAGTCAATTCGAGTATTTGTTTACGAACCGTGATGAAAAGATGTTTGAGCCTGAAGATGTAGCTGCTTGGAAAGCTCAGGATGAAAGAGCCTACAATACGTCACAAGATGCTCGAACAGCGCTGGCATGGCTTGAAAAAAATTATAAAGAGACAAGTTATGCGATTTTGAACCACCCTTCAAGAAAAAGAGTATACACGATTGCAGATTTTCGAGACTTTAATAATATAGCTCCACATGTAGTTTTTGGATTTGAAGGCATGCCCGGCAATCAAATGGAACCTGATAGGGGCGGCTTAAATTTGACTACTCCAGAAAACCGTACTTACGGCGGTTCAGATTACATGCTTGCTAAGGTAGGCGGCTCATGGGATGCACTCCTTGGAGAAGGACGAAGATTTTGGAATTTTTCCAATTCGGACTCTCATTTTGAAATCAGCGACAACCGTCTTTATTCTAGCGGATATTGGCCTGGTCAGTACTCGAAAAATTATACATGGATAAACGGATCGACTGCGCAGTCAGTCCTTGAAGGCATGCGTTCAGGAAAATCATTCTCTGTGTTTGGAGACTTGATTAATGAGCTTGATTTTCAAGTTGAAGGCATGGGCAGCAAGGCAGAAATGGGTGAAGAGCTTAAAGTGAAAGAAGGACAAATGGTCAAAGTTACGATGAGATTTAAGAGTCCAAAAAAGAATAACAATGGTGATTCGGTTCAAGTTGATCACGTGGATCTGATTTCTGGTGAGGTATCGGGGAAAGCAGTACCCGGCACACCTGCTTATAACAAGGACACTAACGATTCGACTAAAGTCATTAAACGTTTCACAAGTAAAGACTGGAAAACAGATCGTAATGGCTACAATGTTATCACATATAAAGTAAAGGCAAACAAGAATCAATACTTCCGTCTAAGAGGAACTAACCTTGGATTGAATGTACCGGGAGAAACGAGAAACGGTGAACCGCTGATTGATCAAAAGACTGAAATTGAGGATAACGAAACTCGTTTTGCTGAAATCAACAAGCGAAATTATCAAGACCTGTGGTTCTATTCTAATCCTGTATTCGTAAGTGTGTATAAGAAGTAG
- a CDS encoding phosphatidylinositol-specific phospholipase C/glycerophosphodiester phosphodiesterase family protein has translation MRKITVLLIAMFLIGVILPAVPAGAKEREVDYAKPAFGKSTVVPLAKAHAHNDYEHERPLFDALDHGFTSVEADVWLEDGELLVAHDQIDIKPERTLESLYLKPLSERIKNNKGTIYKGYDQDFLLWIDIKSEDEATYVAIHEQLKKYNKMLTKFTDNGVKPNDVTVIISGNRPRELMENQRVRFASYDGRMSDLGSDVSNKFMPVISDNWTKHFTWQGYGEMPQHEREKLNHIVTAAHKNGQIVRFWATPDLPLPNRKAIWDELLKASVDLINTDDLPELQKYLNENDPQQTKKHINW, from the coding sequence GTGAGAAAGATTACCGTATTGTTAATCGCTATGTTTTTGATTGGAGTGATTCTTCCAGCTGTTCCTGCAGGAGCAAAAGAAAGAGAAGTTGATTATGCAAAACCTGCCTTTGGAAAATCGACCGTAGTGCCGCTGGCAAAAGCGCACGCCCATAACGATTATGAGCATGAACGACCACTATTTGATGCCCTTGACCATGGATTTACCTCTGTAGAAGCCGATGTGTGGCTCGAAGATGGTGAGCTGCTCGTAGCTCATGATCAAATTGATATAAAACCCGAACGTACGCTTGAATCTCTATACCTAAAACCATTGAGTGAACGAATCAAAAATAATAAAGGGACAATTTACAAAGGATATGACCAGGATTTTCTTCTATGGATTGATATCAAATCTGAAGATGAAGCGACATATGTCGCCATCCATGAACAGCTGAAAAAGTACAATAAAATGCTGACAAAGTTTACGGATAACGGAGTTAAGCCGAACGACGTTACCGTAATAATTTCTGGCAACCGCCCGCGTGAACTTATGGAAAACCAGCGCGTGCGCTTTGCTTCGTACGATGGCCGGATGAGCGACCTCGGTTCTGATGTTTCCAACAAGTTTATGCCAGTTATCAGCGACAATTGGACAAAGCACTTCACTTGGCAGGGATACGGTGAGATGCCGCAGCATGAGCGTGAAAAGCTTAATCACATCGTTACAGCGGCACATAAAAACGGGCAGATCGTCCGTTTTTGGGCAACACCAGATTTGCCGCTCCCAAACCGTAAAGCCATATGGGATGAGCTCTTAAAAGCTAGCGTGGATCTAATTAATACAGACGATCTGCCAGAACTGCAAAAGTACTTGAACGAAAATGACCCCCAACAAACGAAAAAACATATAAACTGGTAG